One part of the Candidatus Bathyarchaeota archaeon genome encodes these proteins:
- a CDS encoding glycosyltransferase: MLNVELTRKIELKDFDNVASPDLIEAVRELGEKLKGKSVTHVNSTPFGGGVAEILHSLVPLMRSVGLDAHWEVIKGDFDFFTVTKKIHNALQGMNIMLSKEDENMYLEFNKMNSELSILDTDIVMVHDAQPAALIQYYPNRKNSWIWRCHVDLSTPNLAVWGFLEPYISQYDAAVFTAKEYVVPSLNVPNLAIRPPSINPLSEKNRSLPDTEVLSILERFNIRADRPIITQVGRFDPWKDPSGAIDVYRIVKQQIPEVQLLLIAGMAADDPEGWLYLEKSARHAGEDPDIHFLTDLKGVREREVNAFQSASQVVLQMSTREGFGLTVAEALWKGVPVVGRRVGGIPLQIIDGENGYLINTVEQAAERTLFLLKNREAAKQMGAKGKEFVRENFLILCQLRDYMSLYGVLLEEKGSGEEAASP; this comes from the coding sequence GTGTTAAACGTTGAGTTAACTAGGAAAATCGAGCTTAAAGACTTCGATAACGTCGCGTCCCCTGACCTCATAGAGGCTGTGCGGGAGCTAGGTGAGAAGTTAAAGGGGAAATCGGTGACGCATGTGAACTCCACACCCTTCGGGGGAGGCGTAGCGGAAATCCTCCACAGCCTAGTACCGTTGATGCGCAGTGTAGGTTTGGATGCTCACTGGGAAGTCATCAAGGGCGACTTTGACTTCTTTACCGTTACCAAAAAAATCCATAACGCCCTGCAGGGCATGAATATAATGCTCAGCAAAGAAGACGAGAACATGTATCTTGAATTTAACAAGATGAACAGTGAACTCTCGATTCTCGACACAGACATCGTGATGGTGCATGACGCCCAACCCGCCGCCCTGATACAGTATTATCCTAACCGAAAAAACAGTTGGATCTGGCGCTGCCACGTCGACCTCTCCACGCCCAATTTAGCGGTCTGGGGATTTCTGGAACCCTACATCAGCCAATATGACGCCGCTGTCTTCACCGCCAAAGAATACGTTGTGCCCAGCCTCAACGTGCCTAACCTCGCCATCCGCCCCCCCAGCATTAATCCTCTAAGCGAGAAGAACCGCAGCCTCCCCGACACGGAGGTGCTTTCGATTCTGGAGCGCTTCAACATCAGAGCGGACCGACCCATCATCACTCAGGTGGGACGCTTCGACCCCTGGAAGGACCCCTCAGGCGCCATAGACGTGTACCGGATAGTTAAGCAGCAGATTCCAGAGGTGCAGTTGCTCCTCATCGCGGGGATGGCGGCTGATGACCCTGAAGGCTGGCTTTACCTTGAAAAGTCAGCTAGACACGCAGGCGAAGACCCCGACATTCATTTCCTCACTGACCTTAAAGGAGTCCGCGAGCGAGAAGTGAATGCATTTCAAAGTGCCTCCCAGGTGGTTTTGCAGATGTCCACGCGTGAAGGCTTCGGTTTAACGGTGGCGGAGGCGCTTTGGAAAGGTGTTCCAGTGGTGGGGCGCCGTGTTGGTGGAATCCCGCTGCAGATAATAGACGGGGAAAATGGCTATTTGATAAATACGGTGGAGCAGGCGGCTGAGCGCACGCTTTTTCTTCTAAAAAACAGGGAGGCGGCAAAGCAGATGGGCGCTAAAGGCAAAGAGTTTGTGCGGGAGAATTTTCTGATACTGTGTCAACTGCGCGATTACATGAGCTTATATGGTGTGCTGCTTGAGGAAAAAGGTTCTGGGGAAGAGGCAGCTAGCCCATAG
- the treZ gene encoding malto-oligosyltrehalose trehalohydrolase, protein MGADYQDGTCHFTVWAPNRSRVTLWLTGENQHLAMDPAGGGYWAHVAEGFEPGTLYMYELDGEAGLPDSASHYQPDGVFGASQVIDHDAYRWSDRGWRGLDLKDLVFYELHVGTFTGVGTFKAAAEHVAELCDFGVNAIELLPIAQFSGKRNWGYDGVFPFAVQNSYGRPDDLKALVDVCHQHGVALFVDFVYNHLGPEGNCLNNYAPYFPSTSMGQWGSNLNLDGEQNGGVRNYFLENTLHWLSHYHLDGIRLDAIYAMHDSSACHFLAELNQKVHHYAEGAGRKIHLVAESGYNIPQVLTPIEKGGWGFDGQWLDDYQHALFALLTGEKEGYYSLYGGLPDLADALSDAYVYVGQEPDMKRRLPSESYRWIPAWKLVVFSQNHDQVGNRLSGDRLSAIAGTEAAKLAAGVVLLSPYVPLLFMGEEYGETAPFLFFTDYQNPELGDAVREGRIREFAHFHWQSQAPDPQSAETYERSKLNWQLRYSARGEEVASYYRALLMLRRKYPLFRVQAERQIRQVSIQGNLLFMDKQGGEAAAGVVANFGKDAASYAFPFEGGGYSKIFDSADYSAADKASALSSSAAEGETQVIGGFGLAVYYKEPQETLPVG, encoded by the coding sequence GTGGGAGCGGATTATCAAGATGGTACCTGTCACTTTACAGTGTGGGCTCCAAACCGAAGCCGAGTCACGCTTTGGCTCACCGGCGAAAACCAGCATTTAGCCATGGACCCAGCCGGCGGCGGCTACTGGGCGCATGTTGCAGAGGGCTTTGAACCCGGAACCCTCTACATGTATGAGCTCGACGGCGAAGCGGGCTTGCCTGATTCAGCGTCGCATTATCAGCCCGATGGCGTTTTTGGCGCCTCGCAGGTAATTGACCACGATGCTTACCGGTGGAGTGATCGCGGTTGGCGTGGATTGGACCTGAAGGATCTGGTGTTCTATGAGTTGCATGTGGGCACCTTCACTGGGGTGGGCACCTTTAAGGCGGCTGCTGAACACGTCGCTGAACTCTGTGACTTCGGTGTAAACGCCATAGAGTTGTTGCCTATCGCCCAGTTTTCAGGCAAACGCAACTGGGGCTACGACGGCGTGTTTCCCTTTGCAGTACAGAACAGCTACGGGCGACCCGACGACCTCAAAGCCCTCGTTGACGTCTGCCATCAGCATGGGGTAGCGCTGTTTGTGGACTTCGTCTACAACCATCTGGGCCCAGAGGGCAACTGCCTAAACAATTACGCACCCTACTTTCCCAGCACAAGCATGGGGCAATGGGGCTCCAACCTTAACCTCGACGGAGAACAAAACGGGGGAGTACGCAATTACTTTTTGGAGAACACCCTGCATTGGCTAAGCCACTACCACCTCGACGGCATCCGCCTCGACGCCATATACGCCATGCATGACAGCAGCGCATGCCACTTTCTAGCTGAGCTAAACCAGAAAGTCCACCATTACGCTGAGGGCGCAGGCAGAAAAATCCATCTGGTCGCGGAAAGCGGCTACAACATCCCCCAGGTGCTCACGCCAATCGAGAAGGGAGGCTGGGGGTTTGATGGGCAGTGGCTAGACGATTACCAGCATGCACTCTTTGCGTTGCTCACTGGAGAGAAGGAAGGATACTATAGCCTCTACGGGGGGCTGCCGGATTTAGCTGACGCCCTAAGTGACGCCTACGTTTACGTGGGACAAGAACCCGATATGAAGCGCCGATTACCCAGCGAATCCTACAGGTGGATACCCGCATGGAAACTGGTGGTTTTCTCGCAGAACCACGACCAAGTCGGCAACCGCCTCAGCGGAGACCGCCTCTCAGCCATCGCAGGCACCGAAGCTGCTAAGCTTGCCGCTGGCGTTGTTTTGCTCTCGCCCTATGTGCCGCTGCTCTTCATGGGTGAAGAATACGGGGAAACAGCGCCGTTTCTCTTCTTCACCGACTACCAGAACCCGGAGCTTGGCGACGCGGTAAGAGAGGGCAGAATACGGGAGTTTGCGCATTTCCACTGGCAGAGCCAAGCCCCTGATCCCCAAAGCGCCGAGACCTATGAGCGCTCAAAGCTTAACTGGCAACTGCGCTACTCGGCTAGAGGCGAGGAGGTTGCGTCGTATTACCGTGCCCTGCTGATGCTGAGGCGAAAGTACCCTCTCTTTAGGGTGCAGGCTGAGAGGCAAATCAGGCAGGTCAGCATCCAGGGAAATTTACTATTCATGGATAAGCAGGGTGGTGAGGCAGCAGCCGGAGTTGTCGCCAACTTTGGAAAAGACGCGGCTAGCTATGCTTTTCCCTTCGAAGGCGGCGGATACAGCAAAATTTTTGATTCAGCCGACTATTCAGCGGCCGATAAAGCCTCAGCTTTGTCTTCTTCAGCCGCGGAGGGGGAAACGCAGGTGATAGGGGGCTTCGGCTTGGCTGTCTACTATAAAGAGCCGCAGGAGACGCTGCCGGTTGGCTGA
- a CDS encoding DUF3536 domain-containing protein, which yields MAERSICIHGHFYQPPRENPWLEEVEFQESAQPYHDWNERVTAECYAPNAVSRVMDQDWRIIGLINNYTRISFNFGPTLLHWLARAKPQVYEAILNADRESMNNFSGHGSAIAQVYNHMIMPLANRHDKQTQVKWAIADFQKRFGRFPEGMWLPETAVDTETLEVLAENNMKFTILSPHQALKMRQIGKEEWLDVSDSKIDPRRAYRCDLPSGKVITLFFFDKRTASDIAFGNLLNNGEAFAKRLIDAFKDNSEEALIESVASDGELYGHHHPHGDMTLAYCIYHIVLNEAAKLTNFGEFLEKHPPQHEVQIQQNTSWSCIHGVERWRSDCGDNMGRPGWHQAWRKPLREAMDMLRDALLPRFEADASLYLKDPWAARDDYIEVIWDRSKESITNFLFKHATRVLTEAEVRRVIKLMEMQRHAMLMYTSCGWFFDEISGIETVQVMMYAARSMQLAEELFDIDLETPYVKILREAPSNIPEFKNGAKIYSIFIKPAVVDFAKISAQNTIREIFAENIQSAPTLPKMPNYCFSASVDSEVKRDDGKFRLIVNQSTIFSKVTLEEENFSCAAIWMGDHNVTCAVKADMKKHLFSKMRSELVASFEKGQINEIIVELARHLGQDSYSLKDLSKDDQRFILEYIVEDGLKKAKDLYDIIYHDNSTLLRFMKESRIPSPRPLRSAAEIVINMDMENLLYEESVDLKKLEKLIGDSRSLSVKLDSELLGFQASQKIASELSKLAMNPRDIEALKRTTELIRLLIVLPIALNLWESQNIVFTIVQNQYQTVKDHEDEDSKTWVAAFNELCNLLGIRLV from the coding sequence TTGGCTGAGCGCTCCATCTGCATCCATGGCCATTTCTATCAGCCGCCACGCGAAAACCCCTGGCTTGAAGAAGTTGAGTTCCAGGAATCCGCGCAGCCCTACCATGACTGGAACGAACGCGTAACCGCCGAATGCTATGCCCCCAACGCGGTGTCAAGGGTGATGGATCAGGATTGGCGCATAATCGGCTTAATCAACAATTACACTCGTATCAGCTTCAACTTTGGGCCCACTCTGCTGCATTGGTTGGCAAGGGCAAAGCCGCAGGTGTACGAGGCTATCCTTAACGCTGACCGCGAAAGCATGAATAACTTTTCGGGGCATGGCTCCGCCATAGCGCAGGTCTATAACCACATGATTATGCCGCTGGCGAATCGGCATGACAAGCAGACGCAGGTGAAATGGGCAATCGCTGATTTCCAGAAGCGGTTTGGGCGGTTCCCCGAGGGCATGTGGCTGCCTGAAACCGCCGTTGACACCGAAACATTGGAGGTTCTGGCAGAGAACAACATGAAATTCACGATTCTTTCTCCGCATCAAGCACTCAAGATGAGGCAGATAGGCAAGGAGGAGTGGCTGGATGTGTCGGATAGTAAAATAGACCCCAGACGCGCCTACCGCTGCGATTTGCCCTCTGGGAAAGTTATTACGCTGTTTTTCTTTGATAAACGCACCGCAAGCGACATCGCCTTTGGCAACCTGCTTAACAACGGAGAAGCCTTCGCTAAACGGTTAATTGACGCCTTCAAAGACAACAGTGAAGAGGCGCTGATTGAAAGCGTCGCCAGCGACGGCGAACTCTACGGGCACCATCACCCCCACGGCGACATGACGCTGGCATACTGCATCTACCATATAGTGCTAAATGAAGCTGCGAAACTCACGAACTTCGGAGAATTCCTCGAAAAGCATCCGCCCCAGCATGAAGTGCAGATTCAGCAGAACACTTCTTGGAGCTGCATTCATGGTGTTGAGCGGTGGAGAAGTGACTGCGGAGACAACATGGGCAGGCCGGGTTGGCATCAGGCTTGGCGTAAGCCCCTGCGGGAAGCCATGGATATGCTTCGAGATGCGTTGCTTCCCCGTTTTGAGGCGGATGCTTCCCTGTACCTCAAGGACCCTTGGGCTGCCCGGGATGACTACATCGAAGTGATTTGGGATCGCTCCAAAGAATCCATCACCAACTTCCTTTTTAAGCATGCAACACGCGTGTTGACTGAGGCGGAGGTGCGGCGTGTAATCAAGCTGATGGAGATGCAGCGGCACGCGATGCTCATGTACACAAGCTGCGGCTGGTTCTTCGATGAAATCTCAGGCATCGAAACCGTGCAGGTAATGATGTATGCTGCCCGCTCAATGCAGCTAGCCGAGGAACTATTCGACATAGACCTCGAAACGCCCTACGTAAAAATCCTGCGGGAAGCGCCCAGCAACATACCTGAATTCAAAAACGGCGCCAAAATCTACAGCATATTCATCAAACCCGCCGTTGTTGACTTCGCAAAAATCAGCGCCCAAAACACCATTCGAGAAATCTTCGCAGAGAACATCCAATCCGCTCCCACCCTGCCCAAGATGCCTAATTACTGCTTCAGTGCATCCGTTGACAGCGAAGTAAAACGGGACGACGGCAAATTCCGCCTCATTGTAAATCAATCCACCATCTTCTCCAAAGTCACGCTTGAAGAAGAAAATTTTAGCTGTGCCGCCATCTGGATGGGCGACCATAACGTTACCTGCGCCGTTAAAGCCGACATGAAAAAGCACCTGTTTAGCAAGATGCGCAGCGAGTTGGTTGCAAGCTTCGAGAAAGGCCAGATAAACGAGATAATTGTGGAGTTAGCACGGCATCTGGGGCAAGATAGCTATTCGCTTAAGGACCTCTCCAAAGACGATCAGCGCTTCATCCTCGAGTACATCGTTGAGGACGGCTTAAAGAAAGCCAAAGACCTCTATGACATCATCTACCATGATAACTCTACCCTGCTGCGGTTTATGAAGGAAAGCCGTATTCCATCGCCTAGACCCCTGCGGTCCGCCGCTGAAATTGTCATCAACATGGATATGGAAAACCTGCTTTATGAGGAATCGGTTGATTTGAAAAAACTCGAGAAACTCATCGGGGATTCTCGTTCCCTATCGGTGAAGCTTGACTCTGAGCTTTTAGGGTTTCAGGCCAGCCAGAAAATCGCCTCTGAACTCAGCAAACTCGCCATGAACCCAAGGGACATAGAAGCCCTTAAGAGGACCACGGAACTGATTCGCCTGCTCATCGTGCTGCCGATAGCGCTTAACCTTTGGGAATCCCAAAACATCGTTTTTACAATCGTCCAGAATCAGTATCAGACCGTGAAGGACCATGAGGATGAAGATTCAAAGACATGGGTTGCTGCCTTCAATGAACTATGCAACCTTTTAGGGATAAGGCTGGTGTAG
- the treY gene encoding malto-oligosyltrehalose synthase, producing MKAPTATYRIQLNRGFTFSDLKDILPYLKTLGISHIYASPIFQAKEGSLHGYDVTDPDSISDDLGGRAGFEEVSDAAAALGLGWLQDIVSNHASYSVQNLRIKDVFSKGAGSAYACFFDVDWNHPSAKLFGKLMAPFLPEPYRKSLQSGQIRLVNDGEFKIKAGAFELPVNLATQQHLEMDGAVEQTLEKYNSRPEFLDAILVKQHYSLSHWRTALRHINYRRFFDIIDLIGVRMENPAAFEQMQTLFFELAQSGRFSALRFDHIDGLSGPQAYLEHMRSCLPQTYLVVEKILTGQEQLPLSWPVQGTTGYDFCDRVNKLLVQNENEAAFDEIYRSFVGESEAFEEMLYREKKSIILTSFMGDARNLARLFDDSLRKSAYRKPWSRRGLLAALVEVMTCFPIYRTYIDEGHRDDAAFKDALWSARQRSPQFADGYSAVDFILKASRASPDALEAVMRFQQYSGAVMAKGFEDTALYSYSRLLSLNEVGSNPSQFGISLEEFHRFNELRRENWPLTLNATSTHDSKRGEDVRARLAVLSELPGQFQASLLLWREINAAKKLTVDGTPAPDACMEYYLYQTLLGAYPWLKSERETFTARVGMHMVKALREQKTHSSWLSPNLPYEEAVADFVRAVLPDRAFLDAFLPLQQKTACLGALNSLSQTLLKVACPGVPDFYQGSELWNLSLVDPDNRGPVNLTVAKSLLSEVAALEPTQLPGLLSDFSDGKAKLYLIYRALRFRSSQKRLFEQGTYHPLAPQGKHARHAVAFCRNQDADWAVAVVQRYPSGLLYIRGGRPAESNSESSMAWGELDWADTYIELPKSAPNELTDIFTDRTHRVHSGRLLFSDILEKFPVALLWGKSNG from the coding sequence TTGAAGGCGCCTACAGCAACCTACCGTATCCAACTTAACAGGGGCTTCACCTTCAGCGACCTCAAAGACATCTTGCCCTACCTTAAAACGCTGGGCATAAGCCACATCTATGCATCTCCGATTTTCCAAGCCAAAGAAGGCAGCCTCCACGGCTACGACGTAACTGATCCCGACAGCATCAGCGATGATTTGGGCGGACGAGCCGGCTTCGAGGAAGTGTCGGATGCAGCGGCGGCTTTAGGGCTGGGCTGGCTGCAGGACATAGTTTCCAACCATGCTTCCTACTCGGTTCAGAACTTGCGAATCAAAGACGTATTCTCAAAGGGCGCGGGGTCAGCGTATGCCTGCTTCTTTGATGTCGACTGGAACCACCCCTCCGCCAAGCTTTTCGGCAAGCTTATGGCGCCGTTTCTACCTGAACCCTACCGTAAAAGCCTACAGTCAGGGCAAATAAGGCTAGTCAATGATGGAGAATTCAAAATTAAGGCTGGAGCATTTGAGCTTCCAGTTAACTTGGCGACGCAGCAGCATCTGGAAATGGACGGCGCCGTCGAGCAAACGCTTGAGAAATACAACAGCCGCCCCGAATTCCTCGACGCAATCCTTGTCAAGCAACACTACAGTTTATCTCACTGGCGCACGGCGCTGCGACACATTAACTACCGCCGCTTCTTTGACATCATCGACTTAATCGGTGTACGCATGGAGAACCCCGCTGCCTTCGAGCAGATGCAGACGCTCTTTTTTGAGCTAGCGCAATCAGGCAGATTCAGCGCTCTTAGGTTTGACCACATCGATGGCCTCTCTGGACCCCAAGCGTATCTTGAGCATATGCGAAGCTGTCTCCCCCAGACCTACCTGGTGGTGGAGAAGATCCTCACAGGCCAAGAGCAGCTGCCCCTCTCCTGGCCGGTTCAGGGTACCACCGGCTATGATTTCTGTGACCGCGTAAACAAACTGCTGGTGCAGAATGAAAACGAAGCCGCATTCGATGAAATCTACCGGTCTTTTGTAGGCGAATCTGAAGCCTTCGAGGAGATGCTCTACAGAGAAAAAAAATCAATCATCCTAACCTCCTTTATGGGTGATGCACGTAACCTAGCTCGGCTCTTCGATGATTCTCTGCGTAAATCTGCCTACCGAAAACCCTGGAGCCGCCGGGGACTGCTAGCTGCCCTTGTTGAGGTGATGACTTGCTTTCCCATTTACCGCACATACATCGATGAGGGCCACCGCGACGACGCCGCATTCAAGGATGCACTGTGGAGTGCCCGGCAACGCAGTCCCCAGTTCGCCGACGGCTACTCCGCGGTTGATTTCATCCTTAAAGCCAGCCGCGCTTCACCTGACGCTTTGGAGGCAGTTATGAGGTTTCAGCAGTACAGCGGCGCAGTCATGGCGAAGGGCTTCGAGGACACGGCGCTCTACAGCTACAGTCGCCTGCTCTCGCTTAACGAGGTAGGTTCCAATCCAAGTCAATTTGGAATCTCTTTAGAGGAGTTTCACCGCTTCAATGAGCTACGCAGGGAAAACTGGCCGCTGACTCTTAACGCCACCAGCACTCATGACAGTAAACGAGGCGAAGACGTGCGGGCACGGCTAGCGGTGCTAAGCGAGCTTCCCGGGCAATTCCAAGCCAGCCTGCTTTTGTGGCGCGAAATTAATGCAGCCAAAAAACTGACCGTTGACGGCACCCCTGCACCCGACGCATGTATGGAATATTATCTCTACCAGACGCTTCTTGGCGCCTACCCGTGGCTTAAATCAGAGAGGGAGACCTTTACGGCGCGGGTTGGGATGCACATGGTTAAGGCGCTGCGGGAACAGAAGACTCATTCAAGCTGGCTTTCGCCGAATCTGCCCTACGAGGAGGCCGTCGCCGACTTCGTCAGGGCAGTTCTTCCTGACCGCGCCTTCTTGGATGCGTTTTTGCCGCTGCAGCAGAAAACCGCGTGTCTAGGCGCATTAAACAGCCTCAGCCAGACCCTGCTTAAAGTCGCCTGCCCCGGCGTTCCCGACTTCTATCAGGGAAGCGAACTCTGGAACCTCAGCTTGGTGGACCCCGATAACCGAGGACCCGTCAATTTAACCGTTGCAAAGTCTCTTCTGTCGGAAGTAGCCGCTCTTGAGCCCACTCAACTGCCGGGTTTACTGTCGGATTTCTCTGATGGAAAAGCCAAACTTTACCTCATCTATAGGGCGCTTCGGTTCCGCAGCAGCCAAAAACGGCTCTTCGAGCAGGGCACATATCATCCGCTGGCTCCGCAGGGCAAACATGCAAGGCACGCTGTGGCTTTCTGTCGGAATCAAGACGCAGACTGGGCGGTTGCGGTGGTTCAGCGTTACCCTTCGGGCCTGCTTTATATAAGGGGAGGGAGGCCTGCTGAGAGCAACAGCGAATCATCCATGGCTTGGGGCGAACTCGATTGGGCAGACACCTACATTGAACTGCCGAAGAGTGCACCTAACGAATTAACCGACATATTTACCGACAGAACCCACCGAGTGCATAGCGGGCGGCTACTGTTCTCCGACATTTTAGAAAAATTCCCAGTAGCGTTGCTCTGGGGGAAAAGCAACGGCTAG